In the genome of Streptomyces sp. NBC_01264, one region contains:
- a CDS encoding IS6 family transposase, with protein MIFGLGSSGVGFVSSVVPSYANHRYPVEIISHCVWLYFRFPLSLREVEEMMLERGVVVSYESIRRWCLKFGRAYANSLSRRRPQPGDKWHLDEVFIKVNGVQKYLWRAVDADGNVLDILVQSRRDKAAARRFFRRLLTTTGQVPRVVVTDGLKSYGAAHREVMTSVEHRSHKGLNNRAENSHQPTRQRECAMKGFRSVGGAQRFLSAFTGISPHFRPHRHLTTAGRHRFEMMIRFTVWNQITGNTSLLAAA; from the coding sequence ATGATCTTCGGGTTGGGGTCTTCCGGGGTGGGGTTCGTGTCGTCTGTGGTGCCGTCGTACGCGAATCATCGCTATCCGGTGGAGATCATTTCGCACTGTGTGTGGCTGTACTTCCGTTTCCCGCTCTCCTTGCGTGAGGTGGAGGAGATGATGCTCGAGCGGGGTGTCGTCGTCTCCTACGAGAGCATCCGGCGTTGGTGTCTGAAGTTTGGTCGGGCCTATGCCAACAGCCTGAGCCGGCGGCGCCCGCAGCCGGGCGACAAGTGGCACTTGGACGAGGTGTTCATCAAGGTCAACGGGGTGCAGAAGTACTTGTGGCGGGCCGTCGATGCCGACGGCAACGTCCTGGACATCCTGGTGCAGAGCCGTCGTGACAAGGCTGCGGCCAGGCGTTTCTTCCGTCGGCTCCTCACCACGACCGGGCAGGTTCCCCGGGTGGTCGTCACCGACGGGCTGAAGTCGTACGGGGCCGCGCACCGTGAGGTGATGACCTCGGTGGAACACCGCTCCCACAAAGGATTGAACAACCGGGCGGAGAACTCCCACCAGCCCACCAGGCAGCGCGAATGCGCGATGAAAGGCTTCCGCAGCGTCGGCGGGGCGCAACGCTTCCTGTCCGCGTTCACCGGGATCTCACCCCACTTCCGCCCCCACCGGCACCTGACGACCGCCGGCCGCCACCGCTTCGAGATGATGATCCGCTTCACCGTCTGGAACCAGATCACCGGCAACACGAGCCTGCTCGCCGCAGCCTGA
- a CDS encoding Ku protein, whose protein sequence is MALVPATEDHSISFRQIHTTDGGRVRYSKRCELDGQELSQADMGRAYETATGTLVEVTDQDLDGMPLPTAKTIEIVSFVPAASIDPIAVGTPYYLMASGPASAKPYVLLRMALERSSMVAVAKVALRGRERLALLRVVGEALCLHIMLWPDELRSTDGVSTPPADVSLPEEEVQAAVALTEALSGRPMEDLHDEYRAALEAVIAAKAEGVRAQSPELAEELSGQVLDLMAAQEKSVQDVKAACGAHGQEDATVHEMNTVGLHARRTSR, encoded by the coding sequence ATGGCACTTGTGCCGGCAACCGAGGATCACTCGATCTCCTTCCGCCAGATCCATACGACGGACGGCGGCCGGGTCCGGTACAGCAAGCGGTGCGAGCTAGACGGGCAGGAGTTGAGCCAGGCGGACATGGGGCGCGCCTACGAGACCGCGACCGGCACGCTCGTGGAGGTCACCGACCAAGACCTCGACGGAATGCCGCTCCCCACGGCCAAGACGATCGAAATCGTCAGCTTCGTCCCGGCCGCCTCGATCGACCCCATCGCGGTCGGTACGCCGTACTACCTGATGGCCAGCGGTCCGGCCTCCGCGAAGCCGTACGTCCTGCTGCGCATGGCCCTGGAGCGCTCCAGCATGGTGGCCGTCGCGAAGGTCGCGCTCCGCGGCCGGGAACGCCTGGCCCTGCTCCGTGTCGTAGGTGAGGCTCTTTGCCTGCACATCATGCTGTGGCCGGATGAGCTGCGGTCCACCGACGGCGTCAGCACCCCGCCGGCCGACGTGAGCCTGCCGGAGGAGGAGGTGCAGGCTGCGGTCGCCCTGACCGAGGCGCTCTCGGGCCGCCCCATGGAGGATCTCCACGACGAGTACCGCGCGGCGCTCGAAGCCGTCATCGCGGCCAAGGCGGAAGGCGTCCGGGCCCAGAGTCCTGAGCTGGCCGAAGAACTCAGCGGACAGGTCCTCGACCTCATGGCCGCCCAGGAGAAGTCGGTGCAGGACGTGAAGGCGGCCTGCGGCGCGCACGGCCAGGAGGACGCGACCGTCCACGAGATGAACACAGTGGGCCTGCACGCACGCAGAACCTCAAGGTGA
- a CDS encoding putative adhesin: MEKVFILGHGALQLEGVVKIPEGWRVVMYADAGESLLAPNGLAALSSDGMAGGREEFGRGTELDVMPNYTLKPFSDREIVRALASKVTTEGTLYIAGADIDAPGLGHFPSLRSPVSLVFLFNALNKVKGHIGPLDLHLVICRVVNREQKPAKQLEYRSTVAFGDEKRKYSDASKKPPLTADDDRRFARHAREVDEILKIAKRDPQAALMLLKKAPQHRAAEIASSVYPSLEKIWKRVCPVDEAAYADSAIAYFPNAIAGGKSLPADLLDASNDEEWRNAFYCYLNGNASADLKSISATNLYYRIASALWRNSTTDAEIAEIQTFVDDHGGVISLATYELNFLRYKQLYLSERNWDGLKDIGCEIGEDHRTEALEAVPNEIKASYQEILSQLYELGDLERHWTAFPTFFTEVIASHRRRLEKGIRDALRDEARDGIQQGAPPQNM; encoded by the coding sequence ATGGAAAAAGTATTTATACTGGGGCACGGCGCGCTCCAGCTGGAGGGTGTCGTTAAGATCCCCGAGGGCTGGAGAGTTGTGATGTACGCGGACGCAGGCGAATCGCTGCTTGCCCCGAACGGGCTGGCGGCGCTCTCCTCGGACGGCATGGCCGGCGGCCGGGAAGAGTTCGGTAGGGGCACGGAACTGGATGTGATGCCCAATTACACCCTCAAACCGTTCAGTGACCGTGAAATCGTCCGCGCCTTGGCCTCGAAGGTCACCACGGAAGGTACGTTGTACATCGCCGGGGCGGATATCGATGCCCCCGGATTGGGCCACTTTCCGAGCCTGCGGTCCCCCGTCTCACTCGTCTTCCTGTTCAATGCACTGAACAAGGTCAAGGGGCACATCGGGCCGCTCGACCTCCATCTCGTGATATGCAGGGTCGTAAACCGCGAACAGAAACCAGCCAAGCAGCTGGAATACAGGTCGACCGTGGCCTTCGGTGACGAGAAGAGAAAGTACAGCGATGCCAGCAAGAAGCCTCCTCTGACGGCTGACGACGACAGGCGTTTTGCGCGGCACGCCCGAGAAGTCGACGAAATCTTGAAAATTGCGAAGAGGGATCCGCAGGCCGCGCTGATGCTTCTGAAGAAGGCCCCACAGCACAGGGCCGCAGAGATCGCGTCTTCCGTCTACCCGTCCTTGGAAAAGATCTGGAAGAGGGTCTGCCCTGTCGACGAAGCTGCTTACGCCGACAGCGCCATAGCTTACTTCCCGAACGCGATCGCGGGGGGCAAGTCGCTTCCAGCCGACCTGTTGGACGCCTCGAATGATGAGGAATGGCGTAACGCATTCTACTGTTACCTCAACGGAAACGCGTCAGCCGACCTTAAGAGCATCTCTGCCACCAACCTTTATTACCGCATCGCATCCGCCCTCTGGCGAAATTCCACAACCGATGCGGAGATCGCAGAAATTCAGACATTCGTCGACGATCATGGCGGCGTAATTTCGCTCGCCACATATGAGCTCAATTTTCTGCGGTACAAGCAACTTTATCTGAGTGAAAGAAACTGGGACGGGCTGAAGGACATCGGCTGCGAGATCGGGGAGGATCACCGCACCGAAGCACTTGAGGCGGTGCCGAATGAAATCAAAGCTAGCTACCAGGAAATCCTGTCCCAGCTCTACGAACTCGGCGATCTCGAGCGCCACTGGACGGCTTTCCCCACGTTCTTCACAGAGGTGATTGCGAGTCACCGTCGTCGGTTGGAAAAAGGCATCCGGGACGCGCTCCGGGACGAGGCCCGAGACGGGATCCAGCAGGGCGCGCCGCCCCAGAACATGTGA